One stretch of Halobacillus litoralis DNA includes these proteins:
- a CDS encoding FUSC family protein, with translation MLHSLKKFKFLGSRTLKTGISVFLTALICGFFNLPIIFAVITAIVTIEHTAADSIKKAAVRFPASAIGALLATTFYGLLGKGALTFALVAMVTIAVCHKLKLDDGIIVATITATAMIPDFQDQYVVSFFTRLGTTSIGIIISTFVNFFLLPPNYSPMIYKNINDLYNHAGLLLKRIISEVTAESKEKTRAIQRSYRQLTAHLEKTNQLSQYQREEWKYHRHSEESMVAFQLSQRKLAAFQQIAYHLGNLQYVQTKASDFTKEEKELLLALTEEFTKVLSDPTHSINERQFEMVNQLDDAFWKWKEDHVVKQTGYRHHLPPQTILIYELLCFHDVLEELQNLSEKQKQLVKKCYLPDQS, from the coding sequence ATGCTACATTCATTGAAAAAATTCAAATTTTTAGGAAGCCGAACGTTAAAAACGGGGATTTCTGTCTTTTTGACTGCATTGATTTGCGGTTTTTTTAATTTACCCATTATATTTGCTGTCATCACAGCTATTGTAACGATTGAACACACAGCTGCAGATTCGATTAAAAAAGCCGCCGTTCGTTTTCCTGCCTCGGCCATTGGAGCGTTGCTCGCTACAACTTTCTATGGGCTGTTGGGAAAAGGTGCGTTGACTTTCGCTCTTGTAGCTATGGTGACGATCGCCGTCTGTCACAAGTTGAAACTGGATGATGGAATTATCGTTGCTACCATTACAGCGACCGCAATGATTCCTGACTTCCAAGATCAATACGTGGTTTCGTTTTTCACGAGATTGGGTACAACCTCCATTGGAATCATCATCTCGACTTTTGTGAATTTTTTCCTTTTGCCACCCAATTATTCGCCGATGATTTACAAAAACATCAACGATTTGTATAATCATGCTGGTCTGCTTTTAAAGCGAATAATTTCTGAGGTAACGGCAGAATCTAAAGAGAAAACTCGTGCTATCCAGAGGTCCTACCGGCAATTGACGGCCCATCTGGAAAAGACAAATCAGCTTTCTCAATATCAAAGAGAAGAGTGGAAATATCACCGGCACTCAGAAGAGTCGATGGTCGCTTTTCAACTATCTCAGCGGAAATTGGCGGCATTCCAACAAATTGCTTATCATCTCGGAAACTTACAGTACGTCCAAACAAAAGCCTCTGATTTTACGAAAGAGGAGAAAGAGCTTTTGCTTGCACTTACAGAAGAATTCACCAAAGTACTTAGTGACCCGACCCACTCGATTAATGAAAGACAATTCGAGATGGTAAATCAATTGGATGATGCATTCTGGAAATGGAAAGAAGACCATGTCGTAAAGCAGACAGGTTATCGACACCATTTACCACCGCAGACGATCTTAATTTACGAATTGCTTTGTTTTCACGACGTCTTGGAAGAATTGCAAAATTTGTCAGAAAAACAAAAACAATTAGTAAAAAAATGCTATCTACCGGATCAGTCATAA
- a CDS encoding glycine betaine uptake BCCT transporter — MKQVTKVFYISVVVAFLFIGWGIIPEATLPTWNLKNVTSNIQGFLTEKFGWFYLLSATGFLIFAIFLVFSKYGKLKLGKPDDEPEYPYITWFAMLFSAGMGIGLVFWGAAEPLSHFHTPPIVGQESMSEEAAQSAMKYTFFHWGFHPWAIYAVLALALAYFKFRKDAPGVISAALTPVLGEKRVKGPLGTLIDFIAVFATIFGVATSLGLGALQISSGLAFTIDGLEDTFGLQLIIIAVVTVLFMASAMTGLNKGIKYLSNTNVVLAIVLMVFMLFAGPTNFIMDYFTTSFGSYLRDLPYMSFRMTPFAEDNSWVQGWTIFYWAWWISWAPFVGTFIARVSRGRTIREFILGVLLVPTVFGALWFSVFGGTAISLEFFDGVDLYSDVSELGTEVALFSMLENVPLGAIMSVIGLLLISTFFVTSADSATFVLGMQTTNGSLNPRNQVKFTWGVIQAGAAAVLLWQGGLGALQTAAIIAAFPFTFIMILICFSLFKTFQEEAKKVDLKKKTK; from the coding sequence ATGAAACAAGTAACAAAAGTGTTTTACATTTCAGTTGTTGTCGCATTCTTATTTATTGGCTGGGGAATCATCCCTGAAGCTACATTGCCGACTTGGAACTTAAAAAATGTAACATCAAACATTCAAGGTTTCCTGACAGAAAAGTTTGGATGGTTCTATTTATTGTCAGCCACAGGATTTTTAATTTTTGCTATCTTTTTGGTCTTCTCGAAATATGGAAAATTAAAGCTGGGTAAACCGGATGATGAACCGGAGTATCCTTATATCACATGGTTTGCCATGCTCTTTAGTGCGGGTATGGGAATTGGCCTGGTCTTTTGGGGAGCAGCAGAACCGCTTTCCCACTTCCATACTCCACCGATCGTCGGACAGGAATCGATGAGCGAAGAAGCCGCTCAATCAGCCATGAAGTACACGTTCTTCCACTGGGGTTTCCACCCTTGGGCTATTTATGCGGTTCTTGCCCTAGCTCTTGCCTACTTCAAATTCAGAAAAGATGCACCAGGAGTTATTAGTGCCGCTTTAACACCTGTTCTAGGTGAAAAAAGAGTCAAAGGCCCACTTGGTACACTTATTGACTTCATTGCTGTATTTGCAACGATTTTCGGTGTTGCCACTTCTTTAGGGTTGGGTGCTTTGCAGATTTCAAGTGGACTTGCTTTCACCATCGATGGTTTGGAAGATACATTCGGTCTACAACTAATCATCATCGCCGTGGTCACCGTACTATTTATGGCATCTGCGATGACTGGATTGAATAAGGGAATCAAGTATTTAAGTAACACGAACGTTGTCCTTGCCATCGTCTTAATGGTGTTCATGTTATTTGCTGGTCCTACGAACTTCATTATGGATTACTTTACAACCTCATTCGGTTCATATCTGCGTGACTTGCCGTACATGAGTTTCCGAATGACTCCATTTGCTGAAGATAATTCATGGGTTCAAGGATGGACGATTTTCTACTGGGCATGGTGGATCTCATGGGCTCCATTCGTAGGTACGTTCATAGCCCGTGTATCCCGCGGTCGTACAATTCGTGAGTTCATCCTGGGTGTTCTTTTAGTCCCTACCGTCTTTGGTGCTTTATGGTTCTCAGTGTTCGGTGGAACAGCAATCTCCCTAGAATTCTTTGACGGAGTCGACCTCTATTCTGATGTCAGCGAATTAGGTACAGAAGTTGCTTTATTCTCTATGTTGGAAAATGTACCTCTAGGTGCCATCATGTCCGTCATCGGACTATTGCTTATCAGTACATTCTTCGTTACATCTGCCGATTCAGCGACATTTGTACTTGGAATGCAGACGACAAACGGAAGCTTGAATCCTAGAAACCAGGTGAAGTTCACATGGGGTGTCATCCAAGCCGGTGCAGCAGCCGTCCTGTTGTGGCAAGGTGGATTAGGTGCCTTGCAAACGGCAGCGATCATCGCAGCGTTCCCATTCACATTCATCATGATTCTCATATGCTTCTCCTTGTTCAAAACGTTCCAGGAAGAAGCGAAGAAAGTCGATCTTAAGAAGAAAACAAAATAA
- the lpdA gene encoding dihydrolipoyl dehydrogenase produces MVVGDFPIELDTLVVGAGPGGYVAAIRAAQSGQNVTIVDKGNLGGVCLNVGCVPSKALIQAGHRYEHAQGAEDMGIKSENTTVDFSKVQEWKGGVVNKLTGGVEGLLKGNKVDIVKGEVYFVDKNTVRVMDEKNSQTYTFNNCIIATGSRPIEIPSFKFSDRVLDSTGALNLDEIPEKMVVIGGGYIGTELGTAYANFGTKVTILEGTKDILGGFEKQMSSIVKKRLKKKGVDVVTEAMAQGVEETENGVTVKYEAKGEEKSIDADYVLVTVGRRPNTDEIGLEDLGIKMSDKGIIEIDKQCRTSIDNIYAIGDIVDGPPLAHKASYEGKIAAEAISGEKSEIDYLGIPAVVFSDPELASVGYTEQEAKDAGYDVKASKFPFAANGRALSLNESDGFLKLVTRKEDGLVIGAQIAGANASDMIAELGLAIESGMTAEDLALTIHAHPTLGEITMEAAEVAIDQPIHIVK; encoded by the coding sequence ATGGTAGTAGGAGATTTCCCAATTGAACTAGATACGTTAGTTGTCGGTGCGGGTCCTGGCGGTTATGTTGCCGCCATCCGTGCTGCACAATCCGGTCAAAATGTAACCATTGTCGACAAAGGTAACCTTGGTGGCGTTTGTTTGAACGTCGGCTGTGTTCCTTCCAAAGCGTTGATCCAGGCGGGTCACCGTTACGAACACGCTCAAGGCGCTGAAGACATGGGAATCAAGTCAGAAAACACAACCGTCGACTTTTCTAAAGTACAAGAGTGGAAAGGTGGCGTTGTAAACAAACTGACTGGCGGTGTTGAAGGTCTTCTTAAAGGAAACAAAGTAGACATCGTAAAAGGAGAAGTTTACTTCGTAGATAAAAACACAGTCCGTGTTATGGATGAGAAAAACTCTCAAACATACACGTTCAACAATTGCATCATTGCAACAGGTTCTCGTCCGATTGAGATCCCTTCATTCAAATTCTCTGATCGTGTGCTAGATTCTACAGGTGCTTTAAACCTGGATGAAATCCCAGAGAAAATGGTCGTAATCGGCGGCGGTTACATCGGTACTGAACTTGGTACAGCGTATGCAAACTTCGGTACAAAAGTAACCATCCTTGAAGGTACAAAAGACATCCTTGGCGGCTTCGAGAAGCAAATGTCTTCCATCGTTAAGAAGCGTCTGAAGAAAAAAGGCGTAGACGTTGTAACGGAAGCTATGGCCCAAGGTGTTGAAGAGACAGAAAACGGCGTAACTGTTAAGTATGAAGCTAAAGGTGAAGAAAAATCCATCGATGCGGATTACGTACTTGTCACAGTTGGTCGTCGTCCGAACACAGACGAAATCGGTCTTGAAGATCTAGGCATCAAGATGTCAGATAAAGGTATCATTGAAATCGATAAACAGTGCCGCACGAGCATTGATAACATTTATGCGATTGGTGATATCGTTGATGGACCACCACTTGCTCATAAAGCTTCTTATGAAGGTAAAATCGCTGCAGAAGCGATTTCTGGTGAGAAGTCTGAGATCGACTACCTTGGAATTCCAGCTGTCGTCTTCTCTGATCCAGAACTAGCTTCTGTTGGTTACACAGAGCAAGAAGCAAAAGATGCTGGCTACGATGTGAAAGCATCCAAATTCCCATTTGCAGCAAACGGACGTGCGCTATCTCTTAACGAAAGTGACGGCTTCTTGAAGCTCGTGACACGTAAAGAAGACGGCCTTGTTATCGGTGCTCAAATTGCTGGTGCGAATGCTAGTGACATGATCGCTGAGCTTGGCTTGGCTATTGAGTCCGGTATGACTGCCGAAGATTTAGCTCTAACTATCCACGCTCACCCGACACTAGGTGAGATCACAATGGAAGCAGCTGAAGTTGCCATTGACCAACCGATCCATATTGTTAAATAA
- a CDS encoding dihydrolipoamide acetyltransferase family protein — MAFEFKLPDIGEGIHEGEIAKWFVKPGDEVKEDDVLCEVQNDKAVVEIPSQVDGTVKDIHVDEGETTTVGTVIITIDDGSEDAPASEEPKEEPKEEPKEEKEEASKEESKEEKAEQPAASANDGDVDEDRRVVAMPSVRKFARDNDVDIRKVQGSGKNGRVLKEDVESFMNGGQAEAATEAPAEEKQEEAGSTQQAAPAAGEAYPETREKMSGIRKAISKAMVNSKHTAPHVTLMDEVDVSELVAHRKKFKAVAAEQDIKLTYLPYVVKSLVSTLKKYPVLNTSIDDNTDEIIQKHYYNIGIAADTEKGLMVPVVKDADRKSVFSISSEINELAVKARDGKLSSEEMKGASTTITNIGSAGGQWFTPVINHPEVAILGIGRIADKPIVRDGEVVVAPVLAISLSFDHRIIDGATAQHAMNNIKRLLNDPQLIMMEA; from the coding sequence GTGGCATTCGAATTTAAACTGCCTGATATCGGTGAAGGTATCCACGAAGGTGAAATTGCGAAGTGGTTCGTCAAGCCTGGCGACGAAGTAAAAGAAGACGATGTACTTTGTGAAGTACAAAACGATAAAGCAGTAGTAGAAATCCCTTCCCAAGTAGATGGAACGGTCAAAGACATCCACGTGGACGAAGGTGAAACAACGACTGTCGGAACAGTTATCATCACAATCGATGATGGATCTGAAGATGCTCCTGCTTCTGAAGAGCCTAAAGAAGAGCCTAAAGAAGAGCCTAAAGAAGAAAAAGAGGAAGCATCGAAAGAAGAAAGCAAAGAAGAAAAAGCTGAACAACCAGCAGCATCTGCAAACGATGGTGACGTTGACGAAGACCGCCGCGTTGTAGCTATGCCTTCTGTGCGTAAATTCGCTCGTGATAACGATGTCGACATCCGTAAAGTTCAAGGATCCGGCAAAAACGGCCGCGTTCTTAAAGAAGACGTTGAAAGCTTCATGAACGGCGGACAAGCAGAAGCAGCGACAGAAGCTCCGGCTGAAGAGAAGCAGGAAGAAGCAGGTTCTACGCAACAAGCAGCTCCAGCTGCAGGTGAAGCTTACCCTGAAACTCGTGAGAAGATGAGCGGAATCCGTAAAGCGATCTCCAAAGCTATGGTGAACTCCAAGCACACAGCTCCTCACGTAACGTTGATGGACGAAGTGGATGTATCTGAACTAGTTGCTCACCGTAAGAAGTTCAAAGCTGTTGCAGCTGAGCAGGACATCAAGTTGACTTACCTTCCATATGTTGTGAAGTCTCTTGTTTCTACTCTGAAAAAATATCCTGTTCTTAATACGTCAATTGACGACAATACGGATGAAATTATTCAGAAACACTATTATAATATTGGTATCGCTGCTGATACAGAGAAAGGTCTAATGGTTCCAGTCGTTAAAGACGCAGACCGCAAGTCCGTCTTCTCAATCTCAAGCGAAATCAACGAACTAGCTGTGAAAGCTCGTGACGGTAAACTATCATCTGAAGAAATGAAAGGTGCTTCCACTACAATTACGAATATCGGATCTGCCGGTGGCCAGTGGTTCACACCGGTCATCAACCACCCAGAAGTGGCGATCCTTGGTATCGGACGCATTGCAGATAAGCCAATCGTACGCGATGGTGAAGTTGTAGTAGCTCCAGTTCTTGCGATTTCCCTAAGCTTCGACCACCGTATTATCGATGGCGCAACAGCTCAGCACGCAATGAACAACATCAAGCGTTTACTGAACGATCCACAACTAATCATGATGGAGGCGTAA
- a CDS encoding alpha-ketoacid dehydrogenase subunit beta, with product MAQMTMIQAITDAMRTELKNDENVLVFGEDVGQNGGVFRATEGLQKEFGEDRVFDTPLAESGIGGMSIGLALTGFRPVPEIQFFGFVYEVMDAISGQMARYRYRSGGTRPMPITVRSPFGGGVHTPELHADSLEGLMAQQPGLRVVIPSNPYDAKGLLISSIRNNDPVIFLEHMKLYRSFREEVPEEEYTVDLDKAAVKREGTDVTLVAYGAMVHSSLKAAEELEKDGISAEVIDLRTVSPVDYETILESVKKTNRAVVVHEAQKQAGIAASVVSEIQEKAILHLEAPVLRVAAPDTVYAFTQAEEVWLPNHNTIVEKVNDVMNF from the coding sequence ATGGCACAAATGACAATGATCCAAGCCATCACAGACGCGATGCGCACAGAACTTAAAAATGATGAAAACGTGCTTGTTTTCGGTGAAGACGTTGGTCAAAACGGCGGAGTATTCCGTGCGACTGAAGGTCTTCAAAAAGAATTCGGCGAAGATCGTGTATTTGATACACCACTAGCTGAATCCGGAATCGGCGGTATGTCCATCGGGCTTGCTCTTACAGGCTTCCGTCCGGTACCTGAAATTCAATTCTTCGGTTTCGTATACGAAGTTATGGACGCAATCAGCGGTCAAATGGCTCGCTATCGTTACCGCTCTGGTGGTACTCGTCCAATGCCGATTACTGTTCGTTCTCCTTTCGGCGGCGGTGTACACACACCAGAACTTCACGCAGACAGCCTTGAAGGTCTAATGGCTCAACAGCCTGGTCTTCGTGTAGTTATTCCATCCAATCCATACGATGCGAAAGGTCTTTTGATCTCTTCCATCCGTAATAACGATCCTGTCATCTTCCTTGAGCACATGAAACTTTACCGTTCATTCCGTGAAGAAGTGCCGGAAGAAGAATATACAGTAGATCTTGATAAAGCTGCCGTTAAGCGCGAAGGTACAGACGTTACTCTTGTTGCTTATGGTGCAATGGTTCACTCTTCTCTTAAAGCTGCAGAAGAGCTTGAAAAAGATGGAATCAGTGCTGAAGTCATCGACCTTCGTACTGTATCTCCAGTCGATTACGAAACAATCCTTGAATCTGTTAAGAAAACAAACCGCGCTGTTGTTGTCCATGAAGCTCAAAAACAAGCAGGAATCGCAGCGAGCGTTGTTTCTGAAATTCAAGAGAAAGCCATCCTTCACCTTGAAGCTCCTGTATTGCGTGTAGCAGCACCAGACACAGTGTATGCATTCACACAAGCAGAAGAAGTATGGTTGCCAAATCACAACACGATCGTTGAAAAAGTCAACGACGTTATGAACTTTTAA
- the pdhA gene encoding pyruvate dehydrogenase (acetyl-transferring) E1 component subunit alpha, with product MKRTLENIENQFETFQILNEEGEIVNEDFMPDLSDEDLKEIMRRMVYTRILDQRSIALNRQGRLGFYAPTAGQEASQLGSQFALEKADFILPGYRDVPQLIWHGLPLYQAFLFSRGHHKGNQMPEGVNAVSPQIIIGAQITQTAGVGLGYKKRGENAVAITYTGDGGASQGDFYEGINFAGAFGAQAIFVVQNNRFAISVPVEKQSAAQTIAQKAVAAGIEGIQVDGMDVLAVYAATKDARERAVNGEGPTLIETLTYRYGPHTMAGDDPTRYRTEDEDNEWEKKDPIVRFRKFLEAKGLWSEEEENELIEKTKEEIKAAVKEADNTPKQSVTDLIGIMHEELPSNLKEQLEEYKEKESK from the coding sequence TTGAAACGAACTCTTGAGAACATTGAAAATCAGTTCGAAACGTTTCAAATCCTTAACGAAGAAGGCGAAATCGTAAACGAAGATTTTATGCCTGACCTATCTGATGAAGATCTTAAAGAAATTATGCGCCGTATGGTTTATACGCGTATTCTTGACCAGCGTTCCATCGCGCTTAACCGCCAGGGACGTCTTGGTTTCTACGCTCCAACTGCAGGACAGGAAGCATCTCAGCTTGGAAGCCAATTTGCACTGGAGAAAGCTGACTTTATTCTTCCGGGATACCGTGATGTACCACAGTTGATCTGGCACGGTCTTCCACTTTACCAAGCATTCCTATTCTCCCGTGGACACCATAAAGGAAACCAAATGCCTGAAGGTGTTAACGCAGTGAGCCCACAAATCATCATCGGTGCGCAAATCACGCAGACAGCCGGTGTTGGTCTTGGTTATAAAAAACGTGGTGAAAATGCCGTAGCAATCACATACACAGGTGACGGCGGAGCATCCCAAGGTGACTTCTATGAAGGAATCAACTTTGCTGGTGCATTCGGTGCTCAAGCGATTTTCGTCGTACAAAACAACCGCTTTGCGATTTCTGTACCTGTTGAGAAGCAATCTGCAGCACAAACAATCGCTCAAAAAGCCGTAGCTGCCGGAATCGAAGGCATCCAGGTTGACGGTATGGACGTTCTTGCTGTTTATGCAGCAACGAAAGATGCACGTGAGCGTGCTGTGAACGGTGAAGGTCCGACATTGATCGAGACACTTACTTATCGTTATGGCCCACACACAATGGCCGGAGACGATCCGACTCGTTACCGTACGGAAGATGAAGACAACGAGTGGGAGAAGAAAGATCCAATCGTTCGTTTCCGTAAGTTCCTCGAAGCAAAAGGCCTATGGTCTGAAGAGGAAGAGAACGAATTGATCGAAAAAACAAAAGAAGAAATCAAAGCAGCTGTTAAAGAAGCTGACAATACTCCAAAACAAAGTGTTACTGATTTGATCGGTATCATGCATGAGGAACTTCCTTCAAACTTGAAAGAGCAGTTGGAAGAATACAAGGAAAAGGAGTCGAAGTAA